The Mus musculus strain 129S7/SvEvBrd-Hprt-b-m2 chromosome 4 genomic contig, GRCm38.p6 alternate locus group 129S7/SvEvBrd-Hprt-b-m2 129S7/SVEVBRD-HPRT-B-M2_MMCHR4_CTG2 genome includes a region encoding these proteins:
- the Mup19 gene encoding major urinary protein 11 precursor: MKMLLLLCLGLTLVCVHAEEASSTGRNFNVEKINGEWHTIILASDKREKIEDNGNFRLFLEQIHVLENSLVLKFHTVRDEECSELSMVADKTEKAGEYSVTYDGFNTFTIPKTDYDNFLMAHLINEKDGETFQLMGLYGREPDLSSDIKERFAQLCEEHGILRENIIDLSNANRCLQARE, from the exons atgaagatgctgctgctgctgtgtttgggACTGACCCTAGTCTGTGTCCATGCAGAAGAAGCTAGTTCTACGGGAAGGAACTTTAATGTAGAAAAG ATTAATGGGGAATGGCATACTATTATCCTGGCctctgacaaaagagaaaagatagaagatAATGGCAACTTTAGACTTTTTCTGGAGCAAATCCATGTCTTGGAGAATTCCTTAGTTCTTAAATTCCATACTGT AAGAGATGAAGAGTGCTCGGAATTATCTATGGTTGctgacaaaacagaaaaggctGGTGAATATTCTGTGACGT ATGATGGATTCAATACATTTACTATACCTAAGACAGACTATGATAACTTTCTTATGGCTCATCTCATTAACGAAAAGGATGGGGAAACCTTCCAGCTGATGGGGCTCTATG GCCGAGAACCAGATTTGAGTTCAGACATCAAGGAAAGGTTTGCACAACTATGTGAGGAGCATGGAATCCTTAGAGAAAATATCATTGACCTATCCAATGCCA ATCGCTGCCTCCAGGCCCGAGAATGA